GAACCTGCAAGACGATGAGGAATACCAAAAAGAACTCAAAAATTACCGCAGTAGCCTATCACAAAGCTATTTGACAGATACAGAAGTTACTGATCAACTTGTACGTGAAGTTTACGATCGCTCGCTGGAAGAAGTCAATGCAAGTCATATTCTGGTACAGGTAGGTAGAGGAGCTGAACCTGCAGATACTCTTGAAGCCTACAAGAAGATTCTTGATATCAAAAAAGAACTGGACGCCGGTGCAGATTTTGCAAAGGTCGCTCGCGAGAAGAGTGAAGGGCCTAGTGCTGGAAATGCAGGTGAGTTAGGTTGGTTCGGACCGTTCAGGATGGTGTACCAGTTTGAGGACGCCGCTTACGAAACGGAAGTAGGTGAGTATACGGATCCTTTTAGAACTGATTTTGGTTATCATATCCTTAAAGTCAACGATCGTCGCAAGTCGAGAGGTGAAGTGACCGTGGCTCACATCATGACCTTTGATCGACCAGCAGACAGTACCAAAACTGCAGAGACACGTATCAGGGACATCTACAAGCAACTTGAAGACGGTAAATCATTTGAAGAAATGGCCCGAGAGTTTTCAGATGATTTGAGAACGGCAAAAGACGGAGGGAAGCTGCAGCGATTCGGTTCGGGTGGTTTGAACTCTCCTATTTTTGTAGATGCAGCCTTGGAAATGGACGAAATAGGTAGCTATACGGAGCCTATAAAATCAAAATACGGCTGGCACATCATAAAGCTTTTAGAAAAACACCCCCCAAAGTCCTTTGAGCAACAAGAAAAACAACTGCGCCAGCAAATCACTAAGTCACCTAGAGCGCGTAAAATTACCCAGTCCTTTATCAAAAAACTTCAAGATCGATACAATGCAAAAGTTGATGTGAAGGTAGATGGGGAAATGCTGCAAACGGTAGGAGACAGTATCATGCAACGTTCTTGGAAATACAAGCCTTTGCCTGAGCATGCTCAGAAGCAGTTGTTCTCAATACAAAACAAATCTTACACTGTTAAAGATTTTTATCAATTTGTAGAAGAGCGTCAGAAAAAAGACTTTCAGCAATACGATAATAAAAGAGAGAAGGTAGAAAGTTTGCTGGATGCTTTTGTGGAAACCTCTTTTATCAACTATTATGACGAGAACCTAGAGCGTGACAACAAAGATTTTGCTTTTATCTATAGCGAATTCAAAGAAGGGATTTTGTTGTTCAACCTGATGGAGAAAAAAATATGGGGCAAGGCAAAAGAGGACACCGTAGCTTTGAAAAAATATTATGAGTCTAACAAGGAGAGGTATCAATGGAAAAGAAGAATAGATATCATTCTGACTCAGAATACTTCCAAGGAAACCGCTGAGCAAGTACAAGAACTCTTGAGGAAAGGCGTTGAGATAGATAGCATAAAGGCTCAAATAAATCTTGATGGCAGAACTAAAACAATAATATCTTCTGGGACCGTAGAAGAAGACTACAGCAGACTGCCAGAAGATTTTGAAATTAAAACGGGAGTGTCAAAAATCTATCACGAGAAGGAGGATAGTTTTTATAAAGTCATTATGGTAAATGAAATCATGGAGCCTAGCATAAAAACTTTTGACGAGGCAATAGGAGCAGTGATCAATGATTACCAACAAGTGCTAGAGAAAGAGTGGGAGTCTTCTTTAAAAGAAGGTCACGACATTAAAATCAATAAACGCACGCTTAAAAAAGTAAAAAAGGAACTTGCTGCAAAAACTGACTAAATACCTATTCTTACTTGCTGTCATTTGCAGTATGCACTCCTGTCACCTCTTTGAAAACAAAGAGGAAGTGCCTGGGGCTCTAGAGTTAGATGGGTATTACCTTCTCAAGTCAGATATCCTTCAACTACTTCCAGAAAACTACACTAAAGAAGACAGCTTGCGTATAGTCGATAGCTATGTCAAAAACTGGATGTTGAATACAGCGTTATACGAAAACGCGCTCAACAATATTCCAGAAGAGAGGCAGGAACAGATTGACGAACTCGTAGATCGATATAAGATAGAGTTATATACACAAGAGTATTTGAAGGAGTTGACGATTCAGAATCTGGATACCAGTATTTCAAAAGCTTCTATAAAGCAGTATTATTCTGATAAAAGTGAGGAGTTCCGATTGAACGAGGATCTGATGCAACTGATATATGTGAAAGTGGATCCAGTTTATGGAGATTTATCAGATCTCAAAAAAATGCTTTCAAAGCGGGACAGTATCTCCCGTGTACAATTAGACAGCTTAAAACTGGCTTTCAAGGACTATATCTTAAACGATAGCCTGTGGTTAAAAAAGAGCACGGTTTTTGAAAAGATAGATCCTATCAATGCATCAAATGAACAAGACTACATCGTCAGAAAGAAGTTTTCTCAATTTAAGGACAGTACGGGAATTTATATGATGTATGTTAGTGACGTTTTGGAACGAGGAGCAATCGCTCCTTTGTCTTTTATAGAGCCTTCCATACGTCAGATAATATTGAACCGAAAGAAGTTGGAGTTCAAAAAAGAATTGGAAAAAGATTTATTACAAGACGCCAAAGTGCGCGTAAAAAACAGATTATATGAATAAGATATTCATGATGGCTGCAATGCTTTTTGCTTGCGGTTTTGCCTCAGCTCAGAATACGGATACTGAAGCCGAGGATCAAAAAGTAAAAAATGAGGTGATCGCCTCTCTCATCAAAAAGGACACGATCAAACCTCAAATTCAAAACACACGTTTTATGATTGATGGCGTAGCAAGTGTAGTGGGTGATTATGTGGTGCTTGATTCTGATATTACTAAGCAGGTCGAAACCATGAAACGAGGAGGTAATGATGTGCAGCTCTCAAAATGTGAGCTTATAGAGAGCATCATTCAAGAAAAAATGTATGCGCACCATGCCATTCAGGATAGTATCACCATAAGTGACGCTGAAGTAGAGGGTAGAACCGAGCAACTATTATCACAATGGAAAGCAGAACTGGGAACTGACGAAGCGATTGCTAGGCTGTACCGTAGAGAGAGCATTCAGCAAGTACGTGATGAATTGAATCAAATCAACCGAGATTTACTTCTTTCACAGCGCATGCAACAAAGACTGACTGAAGAAATTGAAATTACGCCAGAGGAAGTACGTCAGTTTTTCAGTGAGATACCAGAAAATGAGCGCCCCTTGTTCAATACTGAGGTGGAGATGTCTCAAA
This genomic interval from Nonlabens spongiae contains the following:
- a CDS encoding peptidylprolyl isomerase, with protein sequence MKSLNAVTGVLIFLASFFTTAQDLEDRTLLTIDGKDYDAGTFMKVYLKNLDIVQDESQKDVDNYLDLYVKYRLKLQQAYDMNLQDDEEYQKELKNYRSSLSQSYLTDTEVTDQLVREVYDRSLEEVNASHILVQVGRGAEPADTLEAYKKILDIKKELDAGADFAKVAREKSEGPSAGNAGELGWFGPFRMVYQFEDAAYETEVGEYTDPFRTDFGYHILKVNDRRKSRGEVTVAHIMTFDRPADSTKTAETRIRDIYKQLEDGKSFEEMAREFSDDLRTAKDGGKLQRFGSGGLNSPIFVDAALEMDEIGSYTEPIKSKYGWHIIKLLEKHPPKSFEQQEKQLRQQITKSPRARKITQSFIKKLQDRYNAKVDVKVDGEMLQTVGDSIMQRSWKYKPLPEHAQKQLFSIQNKSYTVKDFYQFVEERQKKDFQQYDNKREKVESLLDAFVETSFINYYDENLERDNKDFAFIYSEFKEGILLFNLMEKKIWGKAKEDTVALKKYYESNKERYQWKRRIDIILTQNTSKETAEQVQELLRKGVEIDSIKAQINLDGRTKTIISSGTVEEDYSRLPEDFEIKTGVSKIYHEKEDSFYKVIMVNEIMEPSIKTFDEAIGAVINDYQQVLEKEWESSLKEGHDIKINKRTLKKVKKELAAKTD